From the genome of Triticum aestivum cultivar Chinese Spring chromosome 3B, IWGSC CS RefSeq v2.1, whole genome shotgun sequence, one region includes:
- the LOC123065512 gene encoding WUSCHEL-related homeobox 7-like has product MASPNSRQQQQHWPSMFRSKHGSQVWQSQPDMTSSPPSLVSGSTAAAGHSFKSPFSSGPDQERNTDTKPRWNPRPEQIRILETLFNSGLINPTRDEIPRIRMRLQEYGPVGDSNVFYWFQNRKSRSKNKLRNAAARVAPVRACAPARQQAAAPYTPPPKQFHPPKPPLFSPVAPTSSSSSSSDRSSGSSKPVKPAATQAMSATAAMDLLSPLAAACHQQMHYQFGLSQHAVSASAPAPAPAPTLDEFVATDVEPIFLQYPQGHCLSAGELATILGAQYMPVPAVQQPPVASPAGMLLGLCNDVALGPTSTGHRSSASAAGLGQYWSSGVDQLGLRKNSDPFLNTSVAKEEAYEDFTKTKLGLVQYGLGVTAAPATSAAAVLPPAASPDSAAVTVASASATAELTSLFATTATTDAISYNSNLQGPADDVGFAGAAAAAGAGATGVLGRGAAVVCFAGTSAACSVPATHLDVKLYFGDGAVLFRCNGDRAEPLVVDDAGLTVEPLQHGGVYYCVLI; this is encoded by the exons ATGGCGTCGCCAAACagcaggcagcagcagcagcactggCCGAGCATGTTCCGCTCCAAGCACGGCAGCCAGGTGTGGCAGTCGCAGCCCGACATGACCAGCTCGCCCCCCTCCCTCGTCTccggctccaccgccgccgccggccactcCTTCAAGTCCCCCTTCTCCTCAG GTCCTGATCAGGAGAGAAACACCGACACGAAGCCGCGGTGGAACCCCCGGCCGGAGCAGATCCGGATCCTGGAGACGCTCTTCAACTCCGGCTTGATCAACCCGACGCGCGACGAGATCCCCCGCATCCGCATGCGCCTGCAGGAGTATGGCCCGGTCGGCGACTCCAACGTCTTCTACTGGTTCCAGAACCGCAAGTCCCGCTCCAAGAACAAGCTGCGCAACGCGGCCGCGCGTGTCGCTCCCGTCCGGGCCTGCGCCCCGGCACGCCAGCAGGCCGCCGCGCCGTATACGCCACCTCCCAAGCAGTTCCATCCGCCGAAGCCGCCGCTCTTCTCGCCGGTGGCTCCcacgtcttcctcctcttcctcctccgacCGCTCGTCCGGATCCAGCAAACCGGTGAAGCCGGCTGCCACGCAAGCGATGTCCGCGACGGCGGCCATGGATCTGCTCTCGCCGCTTGCCGCGGCGTGCCACCAGCAGATGCACTACCAGTTCGGCCTGAGCCAGCACGCCGTGTCTGcttcggctccggctccggctcctgcGCCAACGTTGGACGAGTTCGTGGCCACCGACGTCGAGCCGATCTTCCTGCAGTACCCACAAGGGCACTGCCTGTCTGCGGGGGAGCTCGCCACCATCCTGGGCGCGCAGTACATGCCCGTGCCGGCCGTGCAGCAGCCACCGGTGGCATCGCCCGCCGGCATGCTCTTGGGGCTCTGCAACGACGTGGCATTAGGTCCCACCAGCACTGGCCACAGGAGCAGCGCCTCGGCCGCCGGGCTTGGTCAATACTGGTCAAGCGGCGTTGATCAGCTCGGCCTCCGCAAGAACAGCGACCCCTTCTTGAACACCTCCGTTGCCAAAGAAGAGGCGTATGAGGACTTCACGAAGACGAAGCTTGGACTGGTACAATACGGCTTAGGCGTCACTGCAGCGCCTGCTACCTCTGCGGCTGCTGTTTTGCCTCCTGCTGCTTCGCCGGATTCCGCCGCCGTCACCGTTGCAAGTGCGTCTGCTACTGCCGAGCTGACCAGTTTATTTGCAACCACTGCCACCACTGATGCTATCAGCTACAATAGTAACTTGCAAG GACCAGCGGATGATGTTGGGTTCGCGGGCGCAGCGGCAGCGGCAGGGGCAGGGGCCACGGGCGTGTTGGGCAGGGGCGCCGCGGTGGTGTGCTTCGCGGGCACCAGCGCCGCGTGCAGCGTCCCGGCCACGCACCTCGACGTCAAGCTCTACTTCGGGGACGGGGCCGTCCTGTTCCGCTGCAACGGCGACCGCGCCGAGCCGCTCGTCGTCGACGACGCCGGCCTCACCGTCGAGCCGCTCCAGCACGGCGGGGTCTACTACTGCGTGCTCATATAG